A stretch of DNA from Takifugu flavidus isolate HTHZ2018 chromosome 13, ASM371156v2, whole genome shotgun sequence:
atccccaaaaatgGCATCTAAGGAGCAGAGCGCAGAGAAAAGCCATCTGATACCTGTGGCTATTAAGGTGGGTTTAGAAACACTTGTAACACAGCGTCATGAATAAGGCATATACTGATGTTTATGTCATTTCCTCGGGAATACAGGTGATCCATCCAGGTGTGAAGAGGCAGGTGGAGATGGACCTACTGCTAATGAAGATGGGCAGTTGGCTCCTGCACTGCCTGCCCGGACTGAAGTGGCTCAGTCTTTGTGAGATTGTAGATGAGTTTGAGAAACTCATGACCAAGCAGGTTGGAATAATCAcacattcaattttaaaattAAGGTTTTCTTCCCccatcattttctctcctcgTTTATTAAATGAACGCTTTATTTCAGATTGATCTCCGTTTCGAAGCCCGGAACATCGAGCGGTTCCGGGAAAATTTCCGCAACGTGGGTTATGTCAAGTTCCCAAAGCCATTGCATCCATTTGTCACCAGGACTGTTTTAGTGGAAACGTTTGAAGTGAGTGCTGATGCGAGGGTTCAATATGAATTACACTTAtcaaatgcttttaaaatagaGTTTTCTCTCTGCACAGCAATTAGTATTTATGTATCTGTATCCAAAATtgcaagataaaaaaaataaaaatttctTCCGTTGGAAACAGACTGTTTTCAGTTGGATTGATAAGTTTATGTGTCTCGTTTGTCCCAGGAGAGTGAGCCCATATCCAATTACCTGTGCTCGGAGATGCCTAAGGAGGTGAAGCAGAGAATAGCGAGAATGGGTGTGGAGGCCATACTTAAGATGGTGAGACTTCCCTCTTCTTTTTTATAATTTATGATGATTGCTACTCTCTGTGGCAATGCTCGAGTGCTTCGTCAAATCCTCCATCACGCcgtcattttttttgtttgccgTTTCAGGTTTTTGTAGACAACTTTGTCCACGGAGATCTCCATCCCGGGAATATTCTTATTCAGACTTTGGGGAAACCTCAGGATTCCGGAGACAGCGTTGATGTCTCAGCCCGTGGTAAGACCACCCTGACAGACCTGTGGGACACAGTGGTGGTCAGCGTCAGGCCGGACTCTTGCCCTCTCCAGTTGGTGCTGTTGGATGCCGGCATTGTTGCCCAGCTCAGCGAACATGATCTGGCTAACCTGAAGGCTGTTTTTATAGCTGTGGTGCAGTGTCAGGTAATAAGAGCCAGAACAAATAACCCTCTGTAATAGAAgttttaatgtattttacaCGGGAAACAATTTTCTTGGTCGTTTTATTACAATTTATTTTAAGGGAAAGTAGAAAACATGCAGGCATTTTCGTTACGTAGGGATATCGTGGCCCTGTCTTGTAAAGTTCTCTCGTGATTGGCTTTCTTCAGGGTGAGCGAGTGGCAGAGCTGCTCTTGCATCATGCTCGGGCTCACGAGTGTCAAGACATCCCACAATTTAAGAAGGAGATGGCCGAGCTGGTGGATCACGCCCTGCTAAACACAGTGTCTTTGGGGAAGGTACTGAAGGAGTTGTGTGCCATCTTATTTTCTCTCTATTGTCTTTCTGATGTCCGATATTATTGGCTGGTCTATAAGTATTTGTAAATGATCACTGCATGTGAAAAGCGCCTGACTGTGATTTTGTGTTTCAAAGATCCAAGTGGGCGACCTGTTGTCCAGAGTTTTTGGACTAGTCATCAAACACAAGGTAGGATAGAGCATTTCTTTAGAAACCATGTCAGTGAGACCACTTTGACTCTTTTCAACCCGACGCCTTCACACGATTATGCTAACATTGGAAGCCTTATTGACACTGTTGATGTTTGTGTCCGTAGGTGAAGCTGGAGAGTAATTTTGCCTCCATTGTGTTTGCCATCATGGTGCTGGAGGGCCTGGGCAGATCCCTCGATCCAAATTTGGATATACTCCATCTGGCCAAACCGATCCTGTTAAAAAACTGTGCCTTGCACCACtgacgctcacacacacacacacacacacacacacacacacacacacgccatttcctgtttacatACCACAATCTTTTCAAGTCGTGTTGATAGGTCCTCCTCAGGCTTATGACGCAAGACCTCATCGTCATCAACACTATATTATAGCAGTGCTGATGTCAAATATACCTCATTGAGTTTTATGTCGGGTTTTATTCCACTTTCATCATAGTTGGTCTTTAGTTTTCTTGTCACTTTTATCAAAATTTCTACAATTCACTTCAAGACATCTTTGACCAGCTTCGATGAATAACAGCACACATTGGAGGAAACAATTAGCCTCTTTAGTGAGTTTCTAAGGCTGAACACAAAGTGGATCTATTTTTGAAATATCAATTGATCTTCGAATGGCTTTTATGAATCCCATCTTTTTTCTTAAATACACCAACTTTGTTTAAATCATGTTATGTACTGTAACATTTGTTGTTCCGTGATGTGAGATTTTTAACTTTCTGTTACAGTGGGAACACagtcaataaaaaaataaagatatttattTCCTTTGCTTCGCAGTGATCATCAGGTTTTACTAAACCGGTTTTAAAGAAGACAACAATCAACCCTCCAGGAATCTATTAATTTAGTTTTATTAAATCTGtcaatgaacaaaaacagacaagagACGAGATTCTGTCAATGTCATCAGGAAGAACAGTCAGCATGGCTGAAAGtgaaatttaaacattttggtgtgaaaaaataataatcacatACCCTTTAttgcaaaactgtttttttttttcttttaaattgccGTCATGGGCCCAGACAGAGCAGCACTGTTCAAgtaaggagggaggggagaggtgaccaatgtgtaaaaaaaaaaagaaaaagtcttttAAATAAGTAATGAcagattaaataaaaacagctctAATAGACAAACACAATCACCTCAGCAGAAGACAAGATTCTGTCACGGTCACAACAaccagaggaggggaaaaaatgttgtttgttctcttttcttttttaaaatgcattaaatagtttttaaaaatatctcacAATTTACTTATACTcatcttttatcatttattgCGAAAAATAGGCAACTCGACTAGCTATGATGACGAGAGTTattagtgtgtgtctgtaaatgtgGCGGGAGTATTAATTAAGTGTGATGTTGTCTAGCATCTTGTGTTGGCaccgagagcagcagcagcagtggtgtgtgtgtgtctgtgtgtgtatgtgtgtgtggcaatGCAGTACTCTCATTTAACCACCAGGTGGCACAGTCAGTAGGAACATTCCTCCACTCCATTTTATAAGAGGAAGTCAAGTTATgccagcttttttttatttgttcttgtgAATGATTGTTGTCCATCCAGATCTCAGTTTTATGTACAAATATTCCAAATCCCTGAAGGACATCTACAAAGACAAGTGCAACCTCCATGTGACCTTTCGTAACCTGGAGAAGATCAGGGATCAAATGGGGGAAAGTACCAATCAGGTCGGGTAAAATGTGCCACAGCAGGACTCAACAGAATTTTTCCTTGAAGGCAGGAATGACAGATCAAGATTTAGGAATGTCAGAAAAAATGAGAAACCAGTTACCTTCCTCAGGTGGAGCTTCAACACATCAGAGTTCTGCCAGTATATCCAACAGAGGTGGCAAAAGGGGAACGAAACCAGCTcaatgcacaaataaataatggATCCATCCATTCTTcgttgctttttaaaaatagtctTTATGGATCAAACTGTCCTTCTGATGGTGATTGTTTACGTGGTTTCTCAATTGTCTATGTCAGTAACAAACAGTAACAAACCAGAGTGGCGCCACCTGGAGGATTGATTGCCCTGTAATTCTGGAATGATGGGGAGAAGATGACAACCAGTCGGGGTTTGAACTACTAGTGAGCTGTGAGTGCTTCATTCACAACACAGTACGGTGGGCGGCGCAGTTGGAAGGAGATAAATGGGGATCTGGCACCATTCTCGAGGCCCCCGGCTTTACAAAAGTCcaaaagagagagagctcaTCCTCATAAAATATATTCTCACATCACTGAGGTGATCAGCAGCTGTCAGTGGTCCACCAATCGATCCAAAATTTGGAataaagaggggaaaaacaggGACCTGTTGGAATCCTGATGGTAGAGAGCAGGAGAACATTCGTCTTTAAATTCTGGAGGTGCTTTGGAAGACACAGTTTCTATGTCATGTTGTCTCCATTACCTTGGTGATACATTCCGTTTGGGAGGGATGATGAGCTTTCGTAGGACGTCTACACCGATCAACGATATAACAGATGTGTGAAATCGATCCGAAAAAAAGATCTTCTCCAGCTTAAATgttctccagcttctgttgTTCCACAGGTTTCCACTGAGGGATGATGCATTAGTTAActgttgtggggggggttaaaaaaaaaaagaggacgtCTGATTGGTGACTGGGGCTACGAGTTGATCCAGGGGTGATTGAGGCATTCACTGGCCGTGGCCCTCTTCTCAGGCACCATCTCCAACATGGGCAGGAGGAAGTGGGTGAAGTGGCCGGCGTCTTCGTGTGACCAGCCGTACTTCTCCACCAACACGTCAAACAGGGACCAGGGCTTGAGCTTGGTGATGTGCCGTAACTCGCCTGGAGGGGGCGACAGAGGAGAGAGTCAACAACAGGACGGAGGTTGGTTCAGAAAAGGGTCAGTTCACTCAAAATCCAGGTCGTTTTAATTTTTCATTCAACAAATTCTGCAATCATTGAAACTGAAGTGCTAATAATTAGCTTGTCATAAATATATATTGATACATTTTATGTTGAAATCATTCCTGCTGAACCTTGTATCAGaggtttaaattttaaaatattcaatataCTTTAGacacaatcattttaaaaagcccAAGTCAGGAGATTATTTTCATGGAATTTTAATTTAACCATCAATGCAATTTAACCATCAATGCAAATCTGGGCTTCAGATATGGATCTTCCCTCTGTAACATCCTTATTGTCCTTTACTTTTAAGGACTACTTAGTTACTTTCTATGCAAGGCCAGCATTATTTACAATGTTGTCTGCTCATTGAAAGCATATGATGTGTCACATACGAGAgccatttaaatgcatttattgaTACACCATATTTaaagcaacttttttttaaagaaaatgtgcttTAACCAGCTGAACCCAGAACTGATCTAAGATTTAAAAGTCCATGCATAGCTAGATTCCTGAAGAGgtgatttgttttgttcttttgagTGAACTGAAACTTTATTAGAGGCCATAAAAGGCCCTGCTATTGCAGGCCCCCCTGCAGTTTTCCCCCGAATAGCTCACCGTCTCTGAACGTGTGCTACTTAGTGAGGGGAATACTGCAGGTGGAATGAAAGTCTGAAGAGCATTTGGCTGAAAAGTCACGGCAAAAGACGGCGTGGCGCGTATGAAAAAGTAAAGGTGTGATGTAAAAGAATGCCATGAAGAAAAGAAGGTGTTCATTATGTATGAGGGGTGGGGGATCACTGGCTGGGAGCACAGATGTGACAGAGCAGGAAACCACAATGGAGGAATTAGACCAAAGATCCATTTTGAACCATGGCTGCTATGGTAACCTCCAATGTGCTGATTAGAAACACACAAGATGGAGTAGGAAATCGGTATACCTTATATTATCATATGGAAACAGCAAGAAGTCCAGACAGATACATGCACTAATAGAGAGGCTGCTCACAGATGGACGTATGTTTGCAATGATCACCATCTAAAATTCTCTATAAAAGCCACATCTGCTCGAGAAGAGAAGGCATCCTAATCGTGCTGCTCAGCCCCAAAgcccagagagacagagagcgaaAGTCGGTGCAGATTAAAAGAGCTCCAACAGATAAAAGGGAAGAACACTGAGACACGGAGAGCAAACTCAGACCTCAGATACAGACATCATCAAAGGCAAAATATTCAGCTCCCATGACAGATTATACAGAATACACGAGCAGAAAGGGAAGGGAATCcacaaaaaagggaataaatgagaggggcatcagacTGTACCAGACAGATTCTTACACTTACCAGGGTCAAAGATCGAACAGACTCCGGAGTTATGGTGGGTTCTTGGTCTCCTACGGTAACGGAATTCTAGGTTTTGGCTCTAAGCTCAAACACTAGCATCACCTTTCTGACTAAAACCTTGTTGGTTAACTATATGTTCATTAAAAAGATGGTTTTTGGAAAGCTTAAGTTACTGGGGATGGGCAATGATGCTGCCGAGTTTTTAACTTTTGGTCGGTTTTTACGGCCTCAAAATGCCTTTTGATTATTTAAAAGTTAGATAAAATATTGGCACAGGTCCTCTGTGTCAGAGTCAGATCTCCAGATTGAATTCGATATAACTATGTGCATGATATGAGGTCCATAGACTACGTGAATACATCGTCGCCGCCCCTGCAGTGCTGTTAATGCGGGTTGAAAATTTACCTGAGattataaccctaaccccagacTCCAGCTAGCTCTACATTGGGCCTTTTGTGCGACCTAACCAGACTCTAACCGCGGTGTTGTTTACCTTTCTTGGAGAAAAACTCTCGGCTGTACTTCCCAGCAGCGACAACTTTGCGTGGTACCTTCCCAAGGAGCTCCATGATCAGAGCGATGTGGTCTGCCCACCACCACATACATCACAGAGGGGACAGGCACGGTTTAGCATTacagcatgcacacacacatcagcacaacTGGCTCTGGGACTGACACACACTTCTGCCTCGGGGCGCTGCATGGACACACTCACAGATGGACAGATAGTCAGGAGTGATCAATTACAATAATTCCTAGAAATCCATCCAATTATATGAGGTTCTGACTGACTGCTGGTGTCCATGTTTGCCCGTGTTAGGAATCCGTGTGTCTCAGTCCCGCCAGCTCTCTCGCCAGCGCTACCTCTTCTGTTGAAGAACTCCCGGGAATATTTTCCAGAGAGGGCAAAGTGCCTCGGAATACAGCCCAGCAGCTCTATGATGTGGGCTATATGGTCTataaagggagggaaggaggcagggaaagaggagggataaggagaaggaggaaaggacacaaataaaagaaaaacatagaTGCAAAAGAGATAGAATATAGAGAATCACAGGAGAAAAAGAGGTATGATGGGTCCGGAAATGTGAAAGGTAAAAAGAGATAACAGAGAAATATAGAAGTCAAAGACAGGATCAAAAATTAGTGTTAGTGAGCTGTGCCTCCACAACAGAGCTGATGAATGATCAGTTCTGCCctgaaaatgatggatggaaaagctgacaaccatgaaaacaaacatcccTTTTTAATCTTACCTCCATAAAGGTAGCTCAAAATCTCTGACACAGTTGCCTAGTTACCCATGTTAAGGAAATAAGTTTGACTATATGTAGAGGGATGGAACGCCACAGCAGACGAGAGTTTGGCTGCAAATACGTTATGTTCAAGAGAATGACAGAGGTGCTAGTCAGGATTCTACAATGAGGTGAGGATGagtggaggcagagcagcagaataaaGAACAGGATTTACAGTTGACAGTGGACAGGAGGAACTGGGGAGAGGGAGAACTATAGTTTTAActactttttctgtctttgaaaCCCAGGCTTGCCCACAGTTGACTGCACCTGGACAAATGTTTACATGACTATGCATTCTGCAGATGATACAACACTTCAGGCATTTAACTTTgtatttctgtttccttttaagCATTTCACATCGCTGGGTTTAATCTTCAAATTAACATCTAGGCCTCTGTCTGGACATGCAGTAGCAAAGAACAATTCCTCTGCAGTCTACTTTCAAACAGAATAAGGTTCGGATCGTTCTATTTTTAGACTCCATTGTAAATACGCGTGCATAGGTCACAGAGGTTTAAAATACTCACCCTCATCGCGGGAGTAGTCCTCCCCAGAGTGGGGTTCAAACAAGTAATCTCCAGTAGCTAGCTCGAAAGCCTGAAAAGGATCAAGGAAAAGTTGTTActgagtgcatgtgtgcgtaATTTAAGAGAAACCATGCGTAATGTGCTGTATatactgcatgtgtgtgtttgcctcacCATGCAGGCGGTACTCCAGATGTCTGCAGGGGTGCTGTAACCAGCCCCGATCAGGACTTCAATGGAGCGGTACTGCCTGGTCTGGATGTCTTCTGTAAAGTGCTTGTGCTGTCCAAgcaaaaggagagaaaacacaaaatatctTATGTCAGCGTCAGCAGCTGCCAACACGCtatgtttttctttaattaactGAGAAAAGAGACAGCTCTGCACCCTGTTGCCTAAATAACTTCAATTCACTACGCTTCCTTCGTTCCCCAGCTGGGTTTTTGCGCTCAAGTGAAATATATGGATTTCAAACTTCAGCTGCATCCCCCTAATCAAGCCCAGAAATGTCctctgcacacaaacagcacTTTTAAAATCTCTGAGGCTTTCAAAAAAGtaggtgtgtgggtgggtgggtggggggtgggtgtctgtctgtctgtctgtctgtctgtctgtctgtctgtctgtctgtctgtctgtcttaccACCCAGCAGGCGTTTCCGAGATCGGCGATTTTGACTCGAATAGATTCTGCGTTTCGAGGGTCCAGCGGATTGATGAGGAGATCTGCTGCTCTGGCCCGAACTGAGAGGGAACAGAATGGAAAATTACAAATGCAAACATATTACCAATGTACCAGACCTGAAACCCAACCCATACTATAATAGTTTCTGCTTCCCTTTGAGTCTTGACCCTTCCTGAAGGGGCACGAGCCTAGAGGTGACCCTACAGCTTACACACAATAAATCGTATGTGGATCTATGAGTGGATTAGTAATGGCGCTGGTATATCCTTAATGGTGCCCAAAGGACACATCTGGAGAGCATATAATGTAGTAATGAGAAAAAGAATTACCGGTACCGGTATCTgctggcagaaaaaaaaggaaaagacttAGTTTGTTAGTCATGGACCACTGATTCTCTTTCTTACTTTAGATAAAATCTAAATTATATTGAGATTAAATATTATTGTGACATTGGTGAAAAGGGGGTATAAATCATGCCGCAGTGAATCACCGGATTTTTTAGCAGTTAAACCTCTATAGAAGCTGGACAAGGACAAAACCAAATGTCCACTCCAGTCCCTCAAATGCAGGAAAGACGCAGACTTGTTTTGCCCGACTCAGACCTCACACAGACAGCGAAGGCGGCATCTCCATCTACTTTACCCTCAATACATACCTTCTTTACCTTTGGGTGTGTCTCCGGTACTCGAGGATGAAACCGTGCGACTGCGGTCAGCAGAGGGGCTGTTGGGCGACGGTCCAGCTCCCAAGTCTGCTATCCCAGTAACGGAAACAGGGTTTTCTGGCTCAGGATCCAGGGGCAAGTCGGGAAAAAATGGCATGGTGACCTGGTGGCGGTCACTGGAGCCGTTGGTAAGTCCAGGTTCAGGCAGCTCGCCGTTGTACATCTCGTATCCGGAGCTGATAGAGTTCTCCCTGTCGGTGTAGCTGAGCTCAgactccaccagggggcagtggaGAGGCTCagaggtgggtgaaggtggaggaggcgtTACCTGGTTTTGTTTCGGTCCTTCAGACCCCAACAAAACATGTCCATTGGTTTTGGCCGAATTGCTCTTATTGTTGTGGGATTTGATGGGGGAGAAGTTGGTGTCAGTGAGGAGGTCTGCAGTCgtgtcctcatcctcctcatcttcttcatcatcatcatagtcatcctcctcctcctcttcctcatcttcctctggctgctttgcttccttttctgcctcctctgctTTGCTCTTTGGCTCCTCTGTCTCAGTCTCCCCTTGTTCAGCCTCTTtatcctcctccgcctccttctcttcctcctctacctTGTCCTTCTCTTCCTGATTCTCCTCATCAGCCCCGTTTAATCCCTCTCCCTCatctccctcatcttcctctgccACGTCTtcatcctctgcctcctcctgggttggctctccattatcttcccttGTGGTGGGGGGAATGGGGGTCTCTTTTTCGTTTGTAGGCgttggctcctcctcttcttcttcttcttcctcctcctcctcttccaactcatcttcctctccctcctcattgGGGTCATTGCAGATGATGTTGGGTgtctgcccctcctcctctggagatGCTGCACCTGTCATGGTGGGACGACACAGAAAACAGACATATATGACACTAATAACTAAGATAACAACCGACTATATTTCATCAGTGCACTACAAAAGACATTAAATTTGCATTGACATTAAAACCGCAAAATTATATATTTTGCATGCATCCATTCCATAGGTGTATGTGCTTGAATTAAGGCTGATCCGTCTTTTcccaacacacaaaaaagataaAACCGGATAGAGAGGAAGTGGGTGAGAAGGAGACATAATCAAAGGCAGCGTGGGCGGGTGGAAGAGAGCATGATAAGAGACTGCAGagcggagagggaggaaagcGACAGAACGGGAGAATGAAGGAAATAGAAGGTGATGAGacagagggtggaggagggagacggagagagacagCTTCTTATTCTCCGGAACAGCCAAACCTCCCAAACACAAGTGAGACTAGCGTGGGCCGAGGCCACCTCCTTTTCATTCACAGACAGACTGCACAGACCCGCATTTACTGTACACACTGACTCACTCACAGATTTGCTCTTCTGTGTTTTTTATATGTTGAGACACTGAATAAGAGGAAACATAATTCGGGGTAACAGCAGTGTTTTCCACTCGCCACAATATTTAACCTATTTTCGACAATCAAACATCCCATGTGTGCGCTAACATAGCGAAGGAAAGCTCATAGTTTAACTGTATTTGTGGGTTTAGTGGCATTTTATCACATTTTGGGAAATACTTGATATAATAGGAATGTGTTTACATCAAAATTAAAGACACGCAGAATTGTAAAACATTTGCACTTGAAAAAGTGCGTGCTTGTCAATGTGCATGATATTTTATAATAATTcaccagagagcagcagcaggtcaagTAAGCCACCAGGATACGACTGATATGATATTAATAAAACCATCCCATCGCCTGAGCTGCACCACTTTGCTCACATGACTCACAGGTGTGATTGGTCAATCTGACGGGCCTCTCTagttctcctccctcctcttcgtcatcttctccatcttcctcgTCATCGTCGTCCTCGTCGCTCTCTCCCGGGGCCATGCTGGGGCCCAGCTGCTGCGGCGAGGGCGGCACCACCACTGAAGACGGGTCTGTGTCGttgtcctccttctctccctcctctttggcTCTTTCCTCTcgcttctctgcttctctctccagAGCTTCAATTTCCAGCATCCgtctctccagcagctcggcCTGAcgcttctgtttcttcttcagcttcttcttcttgttcttggATATCTTTCCCACCTTGGACCAAAGGGGAAGACAGTCATTACATGCAATTAAAGCAAATATTTGTAATCTTATTTGAATGAGGTTGTGTAAGTGATAATGTTGAGTCAACCAAAATGTTACTTCACACTAAAACTGAACAGTTTTAATAAAGAATCCCTGAAATTCCTGCTGGGTCACGACGTACCACTCAGGAATTACCAATGTTTAAACAAATGTTTGCAGAGAATTTTAGGATCGTTTGCTCATGCTGTCAATCAAATCTGTTCTAAAAACACGCCCAGACGGTTATGATGACACAGATCAGCTAAGGTCTGGAAGGATAGAATCAAATTTTTAAGCCTTTCACAGAGATTCTTGATAATATACATACTGACTATAGACAAGATCAATACCTTAGCTTATGTTCCATTATAAATCATCAAAATGGCCCAGATATGTCAGCAGACTTCAAGGAATCATGTTCTTTTCAAATACTTATATCACCGACAATATTAAATCAGCCTCAATCTTCTCATTTTAGAAGCTTTAGAGGTCTGTTGCTCCACCCCCATCTGATTAACCAGTGTCAGTAGCTTTTAAGCATCCAGGTTGTCAGTTATCACCAAGCTGCAGCTACGAACGTTTCAGATCACAAACGTCCGACGTTACTAAAACTAAAATGCCCTGTCATAATTCTCAGCAACGTCCTGACAAagtcagaaacaaaacaaggttCTGTGTAGGAGATGCCTTTGAAAGATGGAAACAACTGAAAGCCGAGAAGAGTTTGAAGACCCACGTCCAAGTTGTTCATTTTCTCCTGGACAGATAGTTCAGCTAAGACTGCCAAAATGAATCATAATTACTACAGGCACAAATATTCTCAACAACACATTATGCAAGTTCCTTCATACACTAGCACAGGTGGGTCAATGACTTATATAGGCAATAAACCCATCGCGACTCTTCATTGCTAACTTTAGCAAACTGAGACGGTTAAAAAAGTTCCAAATGGCAAAATGAAACATAATTGAGACGGTATGTCAGTCAAACGTAGACATTCTACCTCACTGGCAACCTCTACTCTGGAGGGAGGCTGTTTTGATTGTGCTTGCAGTACCAACTTTGGCCACAAGTGTAAATCCTGCTCCTTTAAACTACTGCAGCGAATATGTTCGACAATTTCTGCAGACTTATGAAAAGTGGAATTGAGGCATgtgttacagtgtgtgtgtgagtgtgtgttgctctaGTTTCATACTCACATCTGTCGTACTCACCGGTTTGAGCTGGGGGGCTGTGCTAACTgacagacaaagaaaaacaactgtcAGGTTTCTAAGCGTGACCTACGCCCgtcttcaacacacacacacgagccttGTTCAATATAGTCATAGAAAAACCACACAATCTATAGGTGGCATAAAAGAAACCCTCATTGCTTGTCCCAGATCCATAATATTCATGGTTTATTTTCATGGTTTATTTTTCTCATCCGTGAATAAACAGTTTAAAACTAATTCTGAATTATGGACAATATATCCAAATCATTAGTGAGCATATTGATATTCTCCAGACAATAAATGTGGTGTACAAAATAAACTGACAACAGTTGTGTGTCATTTATGAAGGCTTTCTT
This window harbors:
- the srpk2 gene encoding SRSF protein kinase 2 isoform X4, with product MEREREFVSVRACVCMRACVNSLPTSWAIAAAASRRGGSMSSRKVMAIQAKKRRPKGKKNRAGQNRRPETQQKAPVSAPPPPPPPPPPPEPEGPPEPEEEILGSDDEEQEDPADYCKGGYHPVKIGDLFNGRYHVIRKLGWGHFSTVWLCWDIQVRNFVAMKVVKSAQHYTETALDEIKLLRCVRESDPGDPNKDMVVQLIDDFKISGVNGIHVCMVFEVLGHHLLKWIIKSNYQGLPLPCVKSIIRQVLQGLDYLHSKCKIIHTDIKPENILMCVDDAFVRRMAMEATEWQKAGAPPPSGSAVSTAPQLKPVSTTDVGKISKNKKKKLKKKQKRQAELLERRMLEIEALEREAEKREERAKEEGEKEDNDTDPSSVVVPPSPQQLGPSMAPGESDEDDDDEEDGEDDEEEGGELERPVRLTNHTCAASPEEEGQTPNIICNDPNEEGEEDELEEEEEEEEEEEEEPTPTNEKETPIPPTTREDNGEPTQEEAEDEDVAEEDEGDEGEGLNGADEENQEEKDKVEEEEKEAEEDKEAEQGETETEEPKSKAEEAEKEAKQPEEDEEEEEEDDYDDDEEDEEDEDTTADLLTDTNFSPIKSHNNKSNSAKTNGHVLLGSEGPKQNQVTPPPPSPTSEPLHCPLVESELSYTDRENSISSGYEMYNGELPEPGLTNGSSDRHQVTMPFFPDLPLDPEPENPVSVTGIADLGAGPSPNSPSADRSRTVSSSSTGDTPKGKEVRARAADLLINPLDPRNAESIRVKIADLGNACWVHKHFTEDIQTRQYRSIEVLIGAGYSTPADIWSTACMAFELATGDYLFEPHSGEDYSRDEDHIALIMELLGKVPRKVVAAGKYSREFFSKKGELRHITKLKPWSLFDVLVEKYGWSHEDAGHFTHFLLPMLEMVPEKRATASECLNHPWINS
- the srpk2 gene encoding SRSF protein kinase 2 isoform X5, encoding MEREREFVSVRACVCMRACVNSLPTSWAIAAAASRRGGSMSSRKVMAIQAKKRRPKGKKNRAGQNRRPETQQKAPVSAPPPPPPPPPPPEPEGPPEPEEEILGSDDEEQEDPADYCKGGYHPVKIGDLFNGRYHVIRKLGWGHFSTVWLCWDIQVRNFVAMKVVKSAQHYTETALDEIKLLRCVRESDPGDPNKDMVVQLIDDFKISGVNGIHVCMVFEVLGHHLLKWIIKSNYQGLPLPCVKSIIRQVLQGLDYLHSKCKIIHTDIKPENILMCVDDAFVRRMAMEATEWQKAGAPPPSGSAVSTAPQLKPVSTTDVGKISKNKKKKLKKKQKRQAELLERRMLEIEALEREAEKREERAKEEGEKEDNDTDPSSVVVPPSPQQLGPSMAPGESDEDDDDEEDGEDDEEEGGELERPVRLTNHTCAASPEEEGQTPNIICNDPNEEGEEDELEEEEEEEEEEEEEPTPTNEKETPIPPTTREDNGEPTQEEAEDEDVAEEDEGDEGEGLNGADEENQEEKDKVEEEEKEAEEDKEAEQGETETEEPKSKAEEAEKEAKQPEEDEEEEEEDDYDDDEEDEEDEDTTADLLTDTNFSPIKSHNNKSNSAKTNGHVLLGSEGPKQNQVTPPPPSPTSEPLHCPLVESELSYTDRENSISSGYEMYNGELPEPGLTNGSSDRHQVTMPFFPDLPLDPEPENPVSVTGIADLGAGPSPNSPSADRSRTVSSSSTGDTPKGKEVRARAADLLINPLDPRNAESIRVKIADLGNACWVHKHFTEDIQTRQYRSIEVLIGAGYSTPADIWSTACMAFELATGDYLFEPHSGEDYSRDEDHIAHIIELLGCIPRHFALSGKYSREFFNRRGELRHITKLKPWSLFDVLVEKYGWSHEDAGHFTHFLLPMLEMVPEKRATASECLNHPWINS